One genomic region from Bacteroidota bacterium encodes:
- a CDS encoding type IX secretion system membrane protein PorP/SprF encodes MKKYFLLMLLSTGFFSVKISAQQLPDYTGYPSMFFQLNPAYTGTRGDLDARLVYRKQWVGFEDAPVTQFAGIHSRLWKGRLGIGTTMFKDVTGPTNRTDLGFTAAYHLHFPDVEFSAGFGADFMKYTIDGSKMTTHWTGDPAVDNTITDSERKTNARAGILLYNDRFHFGLGVLSMVNNKSEFYLNDTTKKSIVSYVPHYFFTCGYNFHGNPEYVWENNLMAEYVTGLPIMINYNLRVHYREKFMGGVSWRLKDAIALQAGYILLDHFQFIYSYDIGISPLRKGHSGSHEVMIGYRMNFGDHHGGYKNFDEFQKQKFHLF; translated from the coding sequence ATGAAAAAATATTTTCTTTTGATGCTGTTGTCCACCGGATTTTTTTCCGTAAAAATTTCTGCGCAGCAATTGCCCGATTATACCGGCTATCCTTCCATGTTTTTCCAATTGAATCCCGCATACACAGGAACGCGCGGTGACCTGGATGCGCGACTCGTTTATCGTAAGCAATGGGTTGGATTTGAAGATGCGCCCGTCACTCAATTCGCAGGAATACACAGCCGCTTGTGGAAAGGCCGTTTGGGCATTGGTACTACTATGTTCAAAGATGTAACGGGACCAACGAACAGAACAGATCTCGGCTTCACTGCAGCTTATCATCTTCATTTTCCAGATGTGGAATTCTCCGCCGGATTCGGTGCAGATTTCATGAAGTACACGATAGACGGATCGAAGATGACCACGCACTGGACCGGAGATCCGGCCGTTGATAATACGATTACAGATTCGGAACGGAAAACAAATGCGCGCGCCGGAATTTTATTGTACAACGATCGTTTTCATTTCGGGCTCGGTGTTCTTTCGATGGTCAATAACAAATCGGAATTTTATCTGAATGACACCACGAAAAAATCGATCGTGAGTTATGTGCCGCATTATTTTTTCACCTGCGGATACAATTTTCACGGCAACCCTGAATATGTATGGGAAAATAATCTCATGGCTGAATATGTTACCGGCCTTCCGATCATGATCAATTACAACCTGCGTGTGCATTACCGTGAAAAATTCATGGGTGGAGTTTCATGGCGTCTTAAAGATGCCATCGCTTTACAAGCAGGATACATTCTCCTCGATCATTTTCAATTCATTTATTCCTACGATATTGGAATTTCTCCTTTAAGAAAAGGACACAGCGGTTCGCACGAAGTCATGATCGGTTACCGTATGAATTTCGGCGATCATCACGGCGGGTACAAAAATTTTGATGAATTCCAGAAACAGAAGTTTCATCTTTTCTGA